The following are encoded together in the Magnetospirillum gryphiswaldense MSR-1 v2 genome:
- a CDS encoding cobalt-precorrin-6A reductase: MARNILILGGSTEAYALARELADRPDIRVISSLAGRTGTPRLPAGDVRIGGFGGADGLAAYLRDNHIDAVVDCTHPFAARMGWNAAQGCATMDVPLLRLERPAWVRQRGDLWDEVADWTEAAPLVGTRSKRVLMTVGRQELEPFAGLDHVWFLIRSVEMPDPMPPFTQAEILLARGPFAYEEERELLITRGIDTIVCKNSGGPTDAKLAAARALGIRVVIKTRPCRPDTPKAADVAEALCWLTPICA, from the coding sequence ATGGCCCGTAATATCCTCATCCTCGGCGGCAGCACCGAAGCCTATGCCCTGGCCCGTGAACTGGCTGATCGGCCCGACATACGGGTCATCTCATCGCTGGCCGGACGTACCGGCACTCCCCGCCTGCCGGCGGGTGACGTCCGCATCGGCGGCTTCGGTGGGGCAGATGGGCTGGCGGCCTACCTCCGCGACAACCACATCGACGCGGTCGTGGATTGCACCCATCCCTTCGCCGCCCGCATGGGATGGAATGCGGCCCAAGGCTGTGCGACAATGGATGTGCCGCTGCTGCGGCTGGAACGCCCGGCCTGGGTGCGTCAGCGCGGCGATTTATGGGACGAGGTGGCGGACTGGACCGAGGCCGCACCCCTGGTCGGAACACGCTCGAAACGGGTTCTGATGACGGTGGGCCGGCAGGAATTGGAGCCGTTCGCCGGTCTGGATCATGTGTGGTTTCTGATCCGCTCGGTCGAGATGCCCGATCCCATGCCCCCCTTCACTCAAGCCGAAATCCTGTTGGCGCGGGGACCGTTCGCCTATGAGGAAGAGCGTGAGCTGCTGATCACGCGAGGCATCGACACCATCGTCTGCAAGAACAGCGGCGGCCCCACCGACGCCAAACTGGCCGCCGCCCGCGCGTTAGGCATACGGGTCGTCATCAAAACCCGCCCGTGCCGCCCAGACACACCCAAGGCCGCCGACGTCGCCGAGGCTCTTTGCTGGCTAACCCCGATCTGCGCTTGA
- a CDS encoding cobalt-precorrin-5B (C(1))-methyltransferase, with protein MSDIEDGKNLRSGWTTGACATAAAKAACLALFGEAFPQQVTITLPRGETPSFALALAEQGDGWARAGVIKDAGDDPDVTHGATIIATLRRGEPGSGIVFRAGFGIGTVTKPGLPLSPGEPAINPVPRRLMSAEVVAIAKNLGQSADIEIEISVPGGDKLALATWNPRLGILGGISILGTTGVVVPYSCSAWIHSIQRGIDVARATGVTHVVASVGNTSEKAALALTGLSPEAVIDMGDFVGGMLKYLRRHPVARVTVAGGFAKVSKLAAGAMDLHSKRSQVDLPWLSGHLRVLGAAEDIVGRAEMANTALEVLELAQAVGLPLGDAIAAEAVRVAQGVLDGAPVQVDVLVFDRKGRLAGSSHTTPI; from the coding sequence ATGAGCGATATCGAAGACGGCAAAAACCTGCGATCCGGCTGGACCACCGGCGCCTGCGCCACCGCTGCCGCCAAAGCCGCGTGCCTGGCCCTGTTCGGCGAGGCGTTCCCGCAACAGGTGACCATTACCTTGCCGCGCGGCGAAACGCCCAGCTTCGCCCTGGCCTTGGCGGAACAAGGCGATGGCTGGGCGCGGGCGGGGGTGATCAAGGATGCCGGCGACGATCCCGACGTCACCCACGGCGCCACCATCATCGCCACCTTGCGGCGGGGAGAACCGGGCAGCGGCATCGTCTTCCGCGCCGGGTTCGGAATCGGCACCGTCACCAAGCCGGGGCTGCCGCTGTCGCCGGGCGAACCGGCCATCAACCCGGTGCCGCGCCGCTTGATGAGCGCCGAAGTGGTGGCGATCGCCAAAAACCTGGGTCAGTCCGCCGATATCGAGATCGAGATTTCCGTGCCGGGTGGCGACAAGCTGGCCCTGGCCACCTGGAACCCGCGCCTGGGCATCCTGGGCGGTATTTCCATATTGGGGACCACCGGGGTGGTGGTGCCGTATTCCTGCTCGGCCTGGATTCACTCCATCCAGCGTGGCATCGACGTGGCGCGGGCCACCGGGGTGACCCATGTGGTGGCCAGCGTCGGCAACACCTCGGAAAAGGCGGCCCTGGCATTGACCGGCCTGTCCCCGGAAGCGGTGATCGACATGGGCGATTTTGTCGGCGGCATGCTGAAATACCTGCGGCGCCACCCCGTCGCCCGCGTTACCGTCGCCGGCGGTTTCGCCAAGGTGTCCAAGCTGGCGGCGGGGGCCATGGACTTGCATTCCAAGCGGTCTCAGGTGGATTTGCCCTGGTTGTCCGGTCACCTGCGCGTCCTGGGCGCGGCCGAGGATATCGTTGGCCGTGCCGAGATGGCCAACACCGCCTTGGAGGTGCTGGAACTGGCGCAAGCGGTCGGGCTGCCGCTGGGCGACGCCATCGCTGCCGAAGCTGTCCGAGTGGCCCAAGGCGTTCTGGATGGCGCTCCGGTCCAGGTGGACGTGCTGGTGTTCGACCGTAAAGGGAGGCTGGCGGGCAGCAGTCACACGACGCCGATTTGA
- a CDS encoding PaaI family thioesterase, producing MTAISVEEFNQDFIIKVPMAANIGIHATMLSKGEARLLMPFSAALARPVDTVSGPALMTLADVAAWAVVLTVIGRQEMAVTTSLNMNFLRMPGSSAILAEAKILKMGRRLAVSAIELIAADSDEMVAHATATYAIPG from the coding sequence ATGACCGCCATCAGCGTCGAGGAATTCAACCAGGACTTCATCATCAAGGTACCCATGGCCGCCAATATCGGCATTCATGCCACCATGCTGTCCAAGGGCGAGGCGCGGCTGTTGATGCCGTTTTCCGCGGCTTTGGCCCGTCCGGTGGACACGGTCAGCGGCCCGGCGCTGATGACCTTGGCCGACGTCGCCGCCTGGGCGGTGGTGCTGACGGTGATCGGGCGCCAGGAAATGGCGGTGACCACCAGCCTCAACATGAATTTTTTGCGCATGCCGGGATCATCGGCGATCCTCGCCGAGGCCAAAATCCTGAAGATGGGGCGACGGCTGGCGGTGTCGGCCATCGAACTGATTGCCGCCGACAGCGACGAGATGGTGGCGCATGCCACCGCCACCTACGCCATTCCGGGGTGA
- a CDS encoding enoyl-CoA hydratase, whose amino-acid sequence MSTASEAMVLLSTEDGIATLTLNRPQARNALSVAMMTEIEAALDRLAGDASVKVVVLAANGPAFCAGHDLKEMRSLQGREPVAAVFAQCSRMMKAIVRFPRPVIARVHAMATAAGCQIVASCDLAVAADNAQFATPGVNIGLFCSTPMVALSRNVGRKQAMEMLLTGHAVNAATAAAWGLINRAVPAEKLDETVDGFARLIASKSPHTLKVGKEAFYAQVEMGLDDAYDYAAQVMTENMLARDAAEGIDAFLGKRHPVWQGC is encoded by the coding sequence ATGTCCACCGCCAGCGAAGCCATGGTCCTGCTGTCCACCGAAGACGGTATCGCCACCCTGACCCTGAACCGTCCGCAGGCCCGCAACGCCTTGTCGGTGGCGATGATGACCGAGATCGAGGCCGCCCTGGACCGGCTGGCCGGCGATGCCTCGGTCAAGGTGGTGGTGCTGGCCGCCAACGGCCCGGCCTTTTGCGCCGGCCACGACCTCAAGGAAATGCGCTCGCTGCAAGGGCGTGAGCCGGTGGCGGCGGTGTTCGCCCAATGCTCGCGCATGATGAAGGCGATCGTGCGTTTTCCCCGCCCGGTGATCGCCCGCGTCCACGCCATGGCCACCGCCGCCGGCTGCCAGATCGTCGCCTCGTGCGATCTGGCAGTGGCTGCCGACAATGCCCAATTCGCCACGCCCGGCGTCAATATAGGCCTGTTCTGCTCGACCCCCATGGTGGCGCTGTCGCGCAATGTGGGGCGCAAGCAGGCCATGGAAATGCTGCTGACCGGCCATGCGGTGAATGCGGCCACCGCCGCCGCCTGGGGGCTGATCAACCGTGCCGTGCCGGCTGAGAAGCTGGACGAGACGGTGGATGGCTTCGCCCGCCTGATCGCGTCGAAATCACCGCACACCTTGAAGGTCGGCAAAGAGGCCTTCTATGCCCAGGTTGAAATGGGCCTGGACGATGCCTATGACTATGCCGCCCAGGTGATGACCGAGAACATGCTGGCCCGTGACGCCGCCGAAGGGATCGACGCCTTT